A genomic stretch from Apis cerana isolate GH-2021 linkage group LG7, AcerK_1.0, whole genome shotgun sequence includes:
- the LOC107999335 gene encoding RAB11-binding protein RELCH homolog isoform X2, with protein sequence MQEQIFIAVFILLYLYSRSSSQATLDSLDMTRYSEDGAGIDERVAILEFELRKARENISALRANLTVVTEGTISDKFSDKYLSNETPIKPHEQRAINFLVNEYLLASSYKLTSITFSDENENQDFEDWQDVGLNIPKPAELLQIYREYMRTNGYDKSSFVNVGVQTDFCEKSEVEIEKDEFKEMVKKVEELKQQTALLEQERLDLQQFIVTSENLSQNPIKQGSSGTIQTINSNSTTPDKFELLETPARDTSTVTQEVEEDDSVSVVVSLGETDPGDKEWTRIQLPRVDVTEGSSILPNPPSRHLPLKFKMEVIAHCLINISNSAISTAEEIFKNGVTRDTLIQILTQTLPRIVPNVILNKREEVIPLILSTIRLHNDSTEREKLLQLLFNLKKRPQEDERQLILAGFVAMAKLEDEPMEGEEILTICWEQSQHKYPEKRLLAVECCSVLAPYMSVCIRNSLMLSMLQQMLLEDKDPTVRASVVRSLALLIALMDDPDKYFQCEELALTALYDISSIVVEVASSLLLPILAQWALSLKRLQTHLLPRIISKVKNHLKSSYLQHSPNKDHVDEEKIVSSVGVLQYLLPHMVICIADTDSVRTYIEHGTSSDLPDMFVNLCHSNIVNPKVFYDGDVDIGNLLNAFFANTWENDSWPELDWFTNKLVLDILEMVKSVEINQETILNALLTYIHSLCLGFGRYITQTRIQPIIASEVTELEQQLTTLSTDKKNMNLTLIPTYLIILSTLNGIDVSKSLKQFLVALSMSGTNITSLQIAIIMLCAQENMQEHILSGLWDGVVHQRPIVRCTTATLFGCIIAHISDQLASAKVVPAIVTLVSDPDVTVRSAAIPSLGRLITECKVREIRDKARLTLETIAKEPHGIPPTLALPLVSTLAFIAPNCPQNYIEDVIATQLMGITSSALQQSRKIDLISSLIEAYSVLVYCPLSNQCVSGVLLPGLKYLEQLVNQYLPQQKETVRSLLRETESRQDLSKPMERSLSMSSGLSLSMASVNVGQGVEDMRQRVSKIFQQKTSSPSMSSIFRKK encoded by the exons atgcaagaacaaatttttattgctgTATTTATATTGctgtatttatatt cTAGATCTTCTAGTCAGGCTACTTTGGATTCGCTTGATATGACAAGATATTCAGAAGATGGTGCAGGTATTGATGAAAGAGTAGcaattttagaatttgaaCTAAGAAAAGctagagaaaatatttcagctCTCCGTGCAAATCTTACAGTAGTAACAG aaGGAACTATATCTGATAAATTctctgataaatatttatctaatgaaACCCCTATAAAACCTCATGAACAAAGagctataaattttcttgttaacGAATACTTGTTAGCAAGCTCTTACAAATTAACATCAATTACATTTAgtgatgaaaatgaaaatcaagaTTTTGAAGATTGGCAAGATGTAggattaaatattccaaaaccagcagaattattacaaatttatagagaatatatgAGAACAAATGGATATGATAAATCATCTTTTGTAAATGTTGGTGTGCAAACTGATTTCTGTGAAAAATCAGAAGTAGAAATAGAGAAAgatgaatttaaagaaatg GTAAAAAAAGTAGAGGAACTTAAACAACAGACTGCATTATTAGAACAGGAAAGATTGGatttacaacaatttattGTCACTAGTGAAAATTTATCTCAAAATCCAATTaag caaGGTAGTAGCGGAACGATACaaacaataaattcaaattctacTACTCCAGATAAATTTGAACTTCTTGAAACACCAGCTCGTGATACATCGACAGTGACTCAAGAAGTCGAAGAAGATGATAGTGTTTCTGTTGTTGTCAGTCTTGGCGAAACTGATCCCGGAGATAAAGAATGGACTAGAATACAATTACCTAGAGTGGATGTTACCGAAGGATCATCCATTCTTCCTAATCCGCCATCtag ACATTTaccattaaaattcaaaatggaaGTAATAGCACAttgcttaataaatatttcaaattctgcAATTTCTACTgcagaagaaattttcaaaaatggtGTAACACGTGATActcttattcaaattttaacacAAACATTACCTCGGATTGTAcctaatgttattttaaataagcgCGAAGAAGTGATACCATTAATATTAAGCACAATTCGACTTCATAACGATTCtacagaaagagaaaaattattacaattgttatttaatctaaAGAAAAGGCCACAAGAAGACGAAAGACAATTGATTTTAGCTG gtTTTGTTGCTATGGCAAAACTTGAAGATGAACCAATGGAAGGTGAAGAAATTTTGACTATTTGTTGGGAACAAAGTCAACACAAATATCctgaaaaaagattattagcTGTTGAGTGCTGTTCTGTATTAGCTCCATATATGTCAGTTTGCATAAGAAATTCTTTAATGCTTTCTATGCTTCAACAAATGTTACTTGAAGATAAAGATCCTACAGTTAGGGCTAGTGTGGTGAGAAGTCTTGCATTATTGATAGCTTTAATGGATGAtcctgataaatattttcag TGTGAAGAATTAGCATTAACAGCACTTTATGATATATCATCTATTGTTGTTGAAGTTGCATCTTCCTTACTTTTACCAATTTTAGCTCAATGGGCGCTTTCTCTCAAAAGATTACAGACACATCTATTGCCACGTATTATATCtaaagtaaaaaatcatttaaaatcttcATATCTTCAACATTCACCTAATAAAGATCATgtcgatgaagaaaaaatagtatCATCAGTTGGAGTATTACAGTATTTACTTCCACATATGGTTATCTGCATAGCAGATACTGATTCAGTTAGAACTTATATTGAACATGGAACATCATCTGATTTAC ctGATATGTTTGTGAATTTGTGTCATTCCAATATCGTTAATCCAAAAGTATTTTACGATGGTGATGTGGATATAGGAAATCTTCTAAATGCGTTTTTTGCAAATACGTGGGAAAATGATTCATGGCCAGAATTAGATTGGTTTACAAACAAATT AGTATTGGACATTTTGGAAATGGTAAAGTCTGTCGAAATTAATCAAGAGACAATTTTAAATGCTCTTCTAACATATATTCATTCTTTATGTTTGGGTTTTGGGCGATATATTACACAAACACgg attcaaCCAATAATTGCATCTGAAGTAACTGAACTTGAACAACAATTAACGACTTTATCAactgataaaaagaatatgaatttGACATTAATTccaacatatttaataatattgtccACTTTGAATGGTATAGATGtttctaaatctttaaaacaatttcttgTTGCTTTATCTATGAGTGGCACCAATATTACTAGTTTACAGATCgcaattattatgttatgcGCTCAAGAAAATATGCAAGAACATATTCTTAGTGGTTTATGGGATG GGGTAGTACATCAAAGACCTATTGTAAGATGCACAACTGCAACATTATTTGGTTGTATAATAGCTCATATTTCCGATCAATTAGCAAGTGCTAAGGTAGTTCCTGCAATTGTAACGCTCGTTAGTGATCCTGATGT aaCTGTTCGATCTGCTGCAATTCCTTCTCTTGGTCGTTTAATAACGGAATGTAAAGTTAGAGAGATCCGTGATAAAGCACGTTTAACTTTAGAAACTATTGCTAAAGAACCTCATGGCATTCCGCCAACCTTAGCACTTCCTTTGGTCTCAACATTAGCATTTATTGCTCCTAATTGCcctcaaaattatatagaagatg ttatagcAACGCAATTAATGGGCATAACTTCATCAGCCTTACAGCAAAGTCGTAAAATTGATCTCATTAGTTCATTAATTGAAGCATATTCTGTTTTGGTTTATTGTCCATTGAGTAATCAATGTGTTTCTGGCGTGTTATTGCCTGgattaaaatatctcgaaCAGTTggttaatcaatatttacctCAACAAAAAGAAACAGTTAGATCATTATTACGAGAAACAGAATCACGACAGGATCTTTCAAAACCAATGGAgag atCTTTATCAATGAGTTCTGGCCTTTCTTTATCAATGGCTTCGGTAAACGTAGGACAAGGTGTAGAAGATATGAGACAGAGAGTgagcaaaatatttcaacaaaaaacTAGTTCGCCAAGTATGTCTagtatttttcgaaagaaataa
- the LOC107999335 gene encoding RAB11-binding protein RELCH homolog isoform X4 produces MADVIQEVRDPLSTDSKGSTNIKTTISYEEIAIKLLNEKLLLTALELHAELCEAGKELPILKEFFSNPNHFENQNIKPEPYTTMPRSSSQATLDSLDMTRYSEDGAGIDERVAILEFELRKARENISALRANLTVVTEGTISDKFSDKYLSNETPIKPHEQRAINFLVNEYLLASSYKLTSITFSDENENQDFEDWQDVGLNIPKPAELLQIYREYMRTNGYDKSSFVNVGVQTDFCEKSEVEIEKDEFKEMVKKVEELKQQTALLEQERLDLQQFIVTSENLSQNPIKQGSSGTIQTINSNSTTPDKFELLETPARDTSTVTQEVEEDDSVSVVVSLGETDPGDKEWTRIQLPRVDVTEGSSILPNPPSRHLPLKFKMEVIAHCLINISNSAISTAEEIFKNGVTRDTLIQILTQTLPRIVPNVILNKREEVIPLILSTIRLHNDSTEREKLLQLLFNLKKRPQEDERQLILAGFVAMAKLEDEPMEGEEILTICWEQSQHKYPEKRLLAVECCSVLAPYMSVCIRNSLMLSMLQQMLLEDKDPTVRASVVRSLALLIALMDDPDKYFQCEELALTALYDISSIVVEVASSLLLPILAQWALSLKRLQTHLLPRIISKVKNHLKSSYLQHSPNKDHVDEEKIVSSVGVLQYLLPHMVICIADTDSVRTYIEHGTSSDLPDMFVNLCHSNIVNPKVFYDGDVDIGNLLNAFFANTWENDSWPELDWFTNKLVLDILEMVKSVEINQETILNALLTYIHSLCLGFGRYITQTRIQPIIASEVTELEQQLTTLSTDKKNMNLTLIPTYLIILSTLNGIDVSKSLKQFLVALSMSGTNITSLQIAIIMLCAQENMQEHILSGLWDGVVHQRPIVRCTTATLFGCIIAHISDQLASAKVVPAIVTLVSDPDV; encoded by the exons ATGGCTGATGTTATACAGGAGGTTAGAGATCCTCTGTCCACGGACAGTAaag gatctacaaatattaaaacaacaatATCTTATGAGGAAATTgctattaaacttttaaacgaAAAGCTTTTATTAACGGCTTTAGAATTACATGCAGAGTTATGTGAAGCTGGAAAAGAATTacctattttaaaagaatttttttcaaatccaaatcattttgaaaatcaaaatattaagcCAGAACCATATACTACTATGC cTAGATCTTCTAGTCAGGCTACTTTGGATTCGCTTGATATGACAAGATATTCAGAAGATGGTGCAGGTATTGATGAAAGAGTAGcaattttagaatttgaaCTAAGAAAAGctagagaaaatatttcagctCTCCGTGCAAATCTTACAGTAGTAACAG aaGGAACTATATCTGATAAATTctctgataaatatttatctaatgaaACCCCTATAAAACCTCATGAACAAAGagctataaattttcttgttaacGAATACTTGTTAGCAAGCTCTTACAAATTAACATCAATTACATTTAgtgatgaaaatgaaaatcaagaTTTTGAAGATTGGCAAGATGTAggattaaatattccaaaaccagcagaattattacaaatttatagagaatatatgAGAACAAATGGATATGATAAATCATCTTTTGTAAATGTTGGTGTGCAAACTGATTTCTGTGAAAAATCAGAAGTAGAAATAGAGAAAgatgaatttaaagaaatg GTAAAAAAAGTAGAGGAACTTAAACAACAGACTGCATTATTAGAACAGGAAAGATTGGatttacaacaatttattGTCACTAGTGAAAATTTATCTCAAAATCCAATTaag caaGGTAGTAGCGGAACGATACaaacaataaattcaaattctacTACTCCAGATAAATTTGAACTTCTTGAAACACCAGCTCGTGATACATCGACAGTGACTCAAGAAGTCGAAGAAGATGATAGTGTTTCTGTTGTTGTCAGTCTTGGCGAAACTGATCCCGGAGATAAAGAATGGACTAGAATACAATTACCTAGAGTGGATGTTACCGAAGGATCATCCATTCTTCCTAATCCGCCATCtag ACATTTaccattaaaattcaaaatggaaGTAATAGCACAttgcttaataaatatttcaaattctgcAATTTCTACTgcagaagaaattttcaaaaatggtGTAACACGTGATActcttattcaaattttaacacAAACATTACCTCGGATTGTAcctaatgttattttaaataagcgCGAAGAAGTGATACCATTAATATTAAGCACAATTCGACTTCATAACGATTCtacagaaagagaaaaattattacaattgttatttaatctaaAGAAAAGGCCACAAGAAGACGAAAGACAATTGATTTTAGCTG gtTTTGTTGCTATGGCAAAACTTGAAGATGAACCAATGGAAGGTGAAGAAATTTTGACTATTTGTTGGGAACAAAGTCAACACAAATATCctgaaaaaagattattagcTGTTGAGTGCTGTTCTGTATTAGCTCCATATATGTCAGTTTGCATAAGAAATTCTTTAATGCTTTCTATGCTTCAACAAATGTTACTTGAAGATAAAGATCCTACAGTTAGGGCTAGTGTGGTGAGAAGTCTTGCATTATTGATAGCTTTAATGGATGAtcctgataaatattttcag TGTGAAGAATTAGCATTAACAGCACTTTATGATATATCATCTATTGTTGTTGAAGTTGCATCTTCCTTACTTTTACCAATTTTAGCTCAATGGGCGCTTTCTCTCAAAAGATTACAGACACATCTATTGCCACGTATTATATCtaaagtaaaaaatcatttaaaatcttcATATCTTCAACATTCACCTAATAAAGATCATgtcgatgaagaaaaaatagtatCATCAGTTGGAGTATTACAGTATTTACTTCCACATATGGTTATCTGCATAGCAGATACTGATTCAGTTAGAACTTATATTGAACATGGAACATCATCTGATTTAC ctGATATGTTTGTGAATTTGTGTCATTCCAATATCGTTAATCCAAAAGTATTTTACGATGGTGATGTGGATATAGGAAATCTTCTAAATGCGTTTTTTGCAAATACGTGGGAAAATGATTCATGGCCAGAATTAGATTGGTTTACAAACAAATT AGTATTGGACATTTTGGAAATGGTAAAGTCTGTCGAAATTAATCAAGAGACAATTTTAAATGCTCTTCTAACATATATTCATTCTTTATGTTTGGGTTTTGGGCGATATATTACACAAACACgg attcaaCCAATAATTGCATCTGAAGTAACTGAACTTGAACAACAATTAACGACTTTATCAactgataaaaagaatatgaatttGACATTAATTccaacatatttaataatattgtccACTTTGAATGGTATAGATGtttctaaatctttaaaacaatttcttgTTGCTTTATCTATGAGTGGCACCAATATTACTAGTTTACAGATCgcaattattatgttatgcGCTCAAGAAAATATGCAAGAACATATTCTTAGTGGTTTATGGGATG GGGTAGTACATCAAAGACCTATTGTAAGATGCACAACTGCAACATTATTTGGTTGTATAATAGCTCATATTTCCGATCAATTAGCAAGTGCTAAGGTAGTTCCTGCAATTGTAACGCTCGTTAGTGATCCTGATGTGTAA
- the LOC107999335 gene encoding RAB11-binding protein RELCH homolog isoform X1 translates to MADVIQEVRDPLSTDSKGSTNIKTTISYEEIAIKLLNEKLLLTALELHAELCEAGKELPILKEFFSNPNHFENQNIKPEPYTTMPRSSSQATLDSLDMTRYSEDGAGIDERVAILEFELRKARENISALRANLTVVTEGTISDKFSDKYLSNETPIKPHEQRAINFLVNEYLLASSYKLTSITFSDENENQDFEDWQDVGLNIPKPAELLQIYREYMRTNGYDKSSFVNVGVQTDFCEKSEVEIEKDEFKEMVKKVEELKQQTALLEQERLDLQQFIVTSENLSQNPIKQGSSGTIQTINSNSTTPDKFELLETPARDTSTVTQEVEEDDSVSVVVSLGETDPGDKEWTRIQLPRVDVTEGSSILPNPPSRHLPLKFKMEVIAHCLINISNSAISTAEEIFKNGVTRDTLIQILTQTLPRIVPNVILNKREEVIPLILSTIRLHNDSTEREKLLQLLFNLKKRPQEDERQLILAGFVAMAKLEDEPMEGEEILTICWEQSQHKYPEKRLLAVECCSVLAPYMSVCIRNSLMLSMLQQMLLEDKDPTVRASVVRSLALLIALMDDPDKYFQCEELALTALYDISSIVVEVASSLLLPILAQWALSLKRLQTHLLPRIISKVKNHLKSSYLQHSPNKDHVDEEKIVSSVGVLQYLLPHMVICIADTDSVRTYIEHGTSSDLPDMFVNLCHSNIVNPKVFYDGDVDIGNLLNAFFANTWENDSWPELDWFTNKLVLDILEMVKSVEINQETILNALLTYIHSLCLGFGRYITQTRIQPIIASEVTELEQQLTTLSTDKKNMNLTLIPTYLIILSTLNGIDVSKSLKQFLVALSMSGTNITSLQIAIIMLCAQENMQEHILSGLWDGVVHQRPIVRCTTATLFGCIIAHISDQLASAKVVPAIVTLVSDPDVTVRSAAIPSLGRLITECKVREIRDKARLTLETIAKEPHGIPPTLALPLVSTLAFIAPNCPQNYIEDVIATQLMGITSSALQQSRKIDLISSLIEAYSVLVYCPLSNQCVSGVLLPGLKYLEQLVNQYLPQQKETVRSLLRETESRQDLSKPMERSLSMSSGLSLSMASVNVGQGVEDMRQRVSKIFQQKTSSPSMSSIFRKK, encoded by the exons ATGGCTGATGTTATACAGGAGGTTAGAGATCCTCTGTCCACGGACAGTAaag gatctacaaatattaaaacaacaatATCTTATGAGGAAATTgctattaaacttttaaacgaAAAGCTTTTATTAACGGCTTTAGAATTACATGCAGAGTTATGTGAAGCTGGAAAAGAATTacctattttaaaagaatttttttcaaatccaaatcattttgaaaatcaaaatattaagcCAGAACCATATACTACTATGC cTAGATCTTCTAGTCAGGCTACTTTGGATTCGCTTGATATGACAAGATATTCAGAAGATGGTGCAGGTATTGATGAAAGAGTAGcaattttagaatttgaaCTAAGAAAAGctagagaaaatatttcagctCTCCGTGCAAATCTTACAGTAGTAACAG aaGGAACTATATCTGATAAATTctctgataaatatttatctaatgaaACCCCTATAAAACCTCATGAACAAAGagctataaattttcttgttaacGAATACTTGTTAGCAAGCTCTTACAAATTAACATCAATTACATTTAgtgatgaaaatgaaaatcaagaTTTTGAAGATTGGCAAGATGTAggattaaatattccaaaaccagcagaattattacaaatttatagagaatatatgAGAACAAATGGATATGATAAATCATCTTTTGTAAATGTTGGTGTGCAAACTGATTTCTGTGAAAAATCAGAAGTAGAAATAGAGAAAgatgaatttaaagaaatg GTAAAAAAAGTAGAGGAACTTAAACAACAGACTGCATTATTAGAACAGGAAAGATTGGatttacaacaatttattGTCACTAGTGAAAATTTATCTCAAAATCCAATTaag caaGGTAGTAGCGGAACGATACaaacaataaattcaaattctacTACTCCAGATAAATTTGAACTTCTTGAAACACCAGCTCGTGATACATCGACAGTGACTCAAGAAGTCGAAGAAGATGATAGTGTTTCTGTTGTTGTCAGTCTTGGCGAAACTGATCCCGGAGATAAAGAATGGACTAGAATACAATTACCTAGAGTGGATGTTACCGAAGGATCATCCATTCTTCCTAATCCGCCATCtag ACATTTaccattaaaattcaaaatggaaGTAATAGCACAttgcttaataaatatttcaaattctgcAATTTCTACTgcagaagaaattttcaaaaatggtGTAACACGTGATActcttattcaaattttaacacAAACATTACCTCGGATTGTAcctaatgttattttaaataagcgCGAAGAAGTGATACCATTAATATTAAGCACAATTCGACTTCATAACGATTCtacagaaagagaaaaattattacaattgttatttaatctaaAGAAAAGGCCACAAGAAGACGAAAGACAATTGATTTTAGCTG gtTTTGTTGCTATGGCAAAACTTGAAGATGAACCAATGGAAGGTGAAGAAATTTTGACTATTTGTTGGGAACAAAGTCAACACAAATATCctgaaaaaagattattagcTGTTGAGTGCTGTTCTGTATTAGCTCCATATATGTCAGTTTGCATAAGAAATTCTTTAATGCTTTCTATGCTTCAACAAATGTTACTTGAAGATAAAGATCCTACAGTTAGGGCTAGTGTGGTGAGAAGTCTTGCATTATTGATAGCTTTAATGGATGAtcctgataaatattttcag TGTGAAGAATTAGCATTAACAGCACTTTATGATATATCATCTATTGTTGTTGAAGTTGCATCTTCCTTACTTTTACCAATTTTAGCTCAATGGGCGCTTTCTCTCAAAAGATTACAGACACATCTATTGCCACGTATTATATCtaaagtaaaaaatcatttaaaatcttcATATCTTCAACATTCACCTAATAAAGATCATgtcgatgaagaaaaaatagtatCATCAGTTGGAGTATTACAGTATTTACTTCCACATATGGTTATCTGCATAGCAGATACTGATTCAGTTAGAACTTATATTGAACATGGAACATCATCTGATTTAC ctGATATGTTTGTGAATTTGTGTCATTCCAATATCGTTAATCCAAAAGTATTTTACGATGGTGATGTGGATATAGGAAATCTTCTAAATGCGTTTTTTGCAAATACGTGGGAAAATGATTCATGGCCAGAATTAGATTGGTTTACAAACAAATT AGTATTGGACATTTTGGAAATGGTAAAGTCTGTCGAAATTAATCAAGAGACAATTTTAAATGCTCTTCTAACATATATTCATTCTTTATGTTTGGGTTTTGGGCGATATATTACACAAACACgg attcaaCCAATAATTGCATCTGAAGTAACTGAACTTGAACAACAATTAACGACTTTATCAactgataaaaagaatatgaatttGACATTAATTccaacatatttaataatattgtccACTTTGAATGGTATAGATGtttctaaatctttaaaacaatttcttgTTGCTTTATCTATGAGTGGCACCAATATTACTAGTTTACAGATCgcaattattatgttatgcGCTCAAGAAAATATGCAAGAACATATTCTTAGTGGTTTATGGGATG GGGTAGTACATCAAAGACCTATTGTAAGATGCACAACTGCAACATTATTTGGTTGTATAATAGCTCATATTTCCGATCAATTAGCAAGTGCTAAGGTAGTTCCTGCAATTGTAACGCTCGTTAGTGATCCTGATGT aaCTGTTCGATCTGCTGCAATTCCTTCTCTTGGTCGTTTAATAACGGAATGTAAAGTTAGAGAGATCCGTGATAAAGCACGTTTAACTTTAGAAACTATTGCTAAAGAACCTCATGGCATTCCGCCAACCTTAGCACTTCCTTTGGTCTCAACATTAGCATTTATTGCTCCTAATTGCcctcaaaattatatagaagatg ttatagcAACGCAATTAATGGGCATAACTTCATCAGCCTTACAGCAAAGTCGTAAAATTGATCTCATTAGTTCATTAATTGAAGCATATTCTGTTTTGGTTTATTGTCCATTGAGTAATCAATGTGTTTCTGGCGTGTTATTGCCTGgattaaaatatctcgaaCAGTTggttaatcaatatttacctCAACAAAAAGAAACAGTTAGATCATTATTACGAGAAACAGAATCACGACAGGATCTTTCAAAACCAATGGAgag atCTTTATCAATGAGTTCTGGCCTTTCTTTATCAATGGCTTCGGTAAACGTAGGACAAGGTGTAGAAGATATGAGACAGAGAGTgagcaaaatatttcaacaaaaaacTAGTTCGCCAAGTATGTCTagtatttttcgaaagaaataa